Sequence from the Miscanthus floridulus cultivar M001 chromosome 16, ASM1932011v1, whole genome shotgun sequence genome:
GGGGCCGCCGCCGCAAGACTACGCGGCCGCGGGCTCCGGCCatcgcgcctcctcctcctcctcctcgcccgccGCGTCCTGCGTCGTGGcggtcctcttcctcctcctggccgccggcggcgcggcggcggcgctgttcGTGCTCTTCCGCCCGCGCGCGCCTGCCATCGCCGTGACGGCCGTGCAGCTGCCCGCCTTCTCCGTGGCCAACGGCACCGTGGCCTTCACCTTCCAGCAGCTGGCCTCCGTGCGCAACCCGAACCGGTCCCCGCTCGCGCACTACGACAGCTCCCTCCACGTCGCCTACGCCGGCGGCGAGGTCGGCTCCATGTACATCCCGGCCGGCCAGATTGACGGCGGCCGCAGGCAGTACATGGCCACCAGCTTCACCGTCCCCGCCTTCGCCGTCTcggtctccgccgccgccgccgcggcgcagcCGACCACCATCTCCGTCCCCGCGTCCGGCCCGTCCCCGCACGTCACTGCGGCTCTAGTGCAGGGGCCGGTGATGGAGGTGGACTCGCTGCTGCGGGTCAAGGGCAAGGTCACCGTTCTCAAGGTGTTCACCCACCACGTCGAGGCCGCCAAGGTGTGCCGCATTGGCGTCTCGCCGGCCGACGGCCGCGTGCTCGGCTTCCGGTGCTGACCGTCGGCCGATCTCACTAATGCTGGCCGCCCCCGCCCGGCCAAGATCTGACAATCTCATCACCCCTTCAGCCTGGTCGGTAGGCCCTGCTCTCCAAATCAAAAGTAGCCTCTTCGATTCAGACTTCAGTTCAGTCATCAGTGAAATTGTAAGATAAGGTTGTTCGATTTGTAAATTAGATTAATCTCTACGGTTCTCAAGATTTGTTGTACTTCTTTATGCTTGTCTGATTTACTAAATTTTGCGGCCGACGTGTTCTTGTTGTTGTAGATTATCACGGGTATATATTTCATAGTCAGAGTCCAGACCAAACAAAGATTTGGTTCTTGAGATGGCGGTTCTTGTTCCAGTGGGAATATTGGTTGCTTATGTCAACCAAACATAGTGACGGGAAATTAATAATATCAGTTTGCAATGCATTCCGCTTTCattcttgcaaaattcaagttGAGATTACCGTAATGGGTAGCAGATTCTTTGGGGGTGATTAGGTCGAGCATATTCTGAGCTCAAGTTGCTATTGTACGAGGCATCATAATTGGGCAAGTACCAGCCTATCCATCCGGGCAGCTGTAGTAACTGTTTAGGGCAGGAACAAGAAATATTTTCCGCGTTCCAAACTGACCCTTGGTGTTTGGTGAGTATGGTTGTTAGATTACCATCATGGGTAGCAGATCAGGACGGCAGTGGTTACTCAGGCccagtttagattgcgaaaaatttggcaaaacgacattgtagcgttttcgttgttatttggcaattagtgtctaatcatagtctaattagacttaaaagattcgtctcgtggattttgtctaaactgtgtaattagttttattttttatttatatttaatacttcatgcatacgttttcgtattcgatgtgacgggaaatcttaaaaaatttggcgTTTTTGGAGGCAACTAAACAGGCCTCACTGTGAATCATGTGCTGCCGACGTTTCGGGGTTTTCCGGCCGTCAGGTTTGGACCTCATCACTTTCCACAAAAAAACTGGTAGGTTAGATTTTgattaaaaaattataaaattcataaaataaaaatattcttAAAAGGAATTAGAACCTTTTTTTTTGGTGAAGAACAACTTAAATACAACCTATATAAACTTATTTCACTTAAAAAGAATTAACTAAAAATTGCTATGTATGAAAACGACAAACGTTTCTAGTGATTCTCATTTCTTATCTAACCCGTTTGACAATGATTTTATCAATTCTCATAATCAGAAACATTTCTGGTTGACAAACGGGTCCTAAATTACACAGTCCTAGTAAAACTACCTAAAGAAACTATACATTGTAACTGCCCTTAACGATGCAATTAGTGCAGTAGCATGAATAATCCGACATATTTGGTGGATGGGACGAGATAGTCCTATATTTCTAAATAATGACCGACCAAAATAATAATAACATTAGCAAAAATGTACTGTCAACGTAAACTCCAAAAAATGAAGAGCCTGACAATAAAGCTCCAATGTTAGCTTGATCAGTGATCAGATCACACACGCGCACATGTGCTCCAACTTTGTATTTGTAGTGACAAATTATTGGTGGGGCCCCCGTGGGCCTATTCTACCCACCACGTGAAACGAAAGTTGGAGCCAGCCGAGCTATGCTCACTTTTCACGCCAATTGTTCGATATTTAGGTGATTGACTGTAGTAGATATGTAACGTAGTCAAACATTTTTC
This genomic interval carries:
- the LOC136513930 gene encoding uncharacterized protein gives rise to the protein MARSAPGPPPQDYAAAGSGHRASSSSSSPAASCVVAVLFLLLAAGGAAAALFVLFRPRAPAIAVTAVQLPAFSVANGTVAFTFQQLASVRNPNRSPLAHYDSSLHVAYAGGEVGSMYIPAGQIDGGRRQYMATSFTVPAFAVSVSAAAAAAQPTTISVPASGPSPHVTAALVQGPVMEVDSLLRVKGKVTVLKVFTHHVEAAKVCRIGVSPADGRVLGFRC